One genomic segment of Hypomesus transpacificus isolate Combined female chromosome 5, fHypTra1, whole genome shotgun sequence includes these proteins:
- the LOC124467665 gene encoding caspase-1-like, giving the protein MAALELRGVRTKFVEKVSKAVMDQLLDYLEEERVLNTAEVEDIKEEYKQRAEKARHIIDAVLRKGDAACDTFLARFQNIDGTLYNELQLHPRPV; this is encoded by the exons ATGGCAG CACTTGAGCTCCGAGGGGTTCGTACGAAGTTTGTTGAAAAGGTGTCGAAAGCCGTGATGGACCAACTGTTGGACTACCTCGAGGAGGAACGGGTGCTGAATACAGCCGAAGTGGAAGACATCAAGGAGGAATACAAGCAGAGGGCGGAAAAGGCTCGCCACATCATAGACGCCGTGTTGAGGAAGGGTGATGCAGCCTGCGACACGTTCCTTGCGAGATTCCAGAATATAGATGGCACCCTTTACAATGAGCTTCAACTACACCCCAGGCCTGTTTGA
- the kctd7 gene encoding BTB/POZ domain-containing protein KCTD7: MQQYGSDEASNGERPPVSFNISSPLPVATSRVRRFAQERRALPQPRVMVVFSAASETDKPGDAMSSLDSAEDDFRKPATPAPNLNLGKSLRSTLNASEEEFPEVIPLNVGGTNFTTRLSTLRRYDDTMLAAMFSGRHHIPRDAEGRFFIDRDGAYFGDILNFLREGELPQRDRVRAVHREAQYYAIGPLLDSLEDAQPLTGERVRQSFLDLMPYYKDNLERIVEIAKLRAMQRKARFAKLKICVYKEEMPITPYERPLFNSLRFERTESEAKLFEHHCEVDVSFGPWEAVADVYDLLHCIVSDLAERGITADQQCIGVCDKHLINHYYCKRPIYEFKITWW, from the exons atgcagcagTATGGATCAGACGAGGCTTCTAACGGAGAACGTCCACCGGTCTCTTTCAATATATCGAGCCCGTTACCCGTGGCTACTTCACGGGTAAGGAGGTTCGCTCAGGAGAGACGAGCGCTCCCTCAGCCGAGAGTGATGGTGGTATTCTCGGCCGCAAGTGAGACTGATAAACCAGGCGATGCGATGTCGAGTTTGGACTCTGCAGAGGATGATTTCCGAAAGCCAGCTACCCCCGCACCAAACCTCAACCTTGGCAAGTCTCTCCGTTCCACCCTTAACGCATCTGAAGAG GAGTTTCCTGAGGTAATCCCTCTTAATGTGGGAGGCACCAACTTCACCACCAGGTTGTCGACTCTGCGGCGATATGATGACACCATGCTGGCAGCAATGTTCAGCGGGCGTCATCACATTCCACGCGATGCTGAAGGGCGCTTCTTTATCGACCGCGATGGGGCGTACTTCGG AGACATCTTAAACTTCCTGCGAGAAGGTGAACTACCTCAGAGAGACCGTGTGAGGGCGGTGCACAGAGAGGCTCAGTACTACGCTATTGGTCCTCTGCTGGACAGCTTGGAGGACGCTCAGCCACTCACAGGAGAGAGAGTTCGCCAGTCCTTCCTTGATCTGATGCCCTACTACAAGG ACAATCTGGAGCGCATCGTGGAGATCGCCAAGCTGCGGGCCATGCAGAGGAAGGCGCGCTTCGCCAAGCTGAAGATCTGCGTCTACAAGGAGGAGATGCCCATCACGCCGTACGAGCGCCCGCTCTTCAACTCGTTGCGCTTCGAGCGCACCGAGAGCGAGGCCAAGCTGTTTGAGCACCACTGCGAGGTGGACGTGTCCTTCGGGCCCTGGGAGGCGGTGGCGGACGTTTACGACCTCCTCCACTGCATCGTCAGTGACCTGGCGGAGCGCGGCATCACCGCCGACCAGCAGTGCATCGGCGTTTGCGACAAGCACCTCATCAACCACTACTATTGCAAAAGGCCCATCTACGAGTTCAAGATCACGTGGTGGTGA